From Candidatus Zixiibacteriota bacterium, one genomic window encodes:
- a CDS encoding MMPL family transporter, which yields MKRGLTDFSINHPWWVIGLAVVVTAFFAAQFPNMTIDTDPENMLRDDEPVRIFEHETKDNFGLSDFIAVGIINEEGAFTPQTLNRVYNITLEIEDIEGVVADDIMAPSTVDDIKQGEDGSLIVAPLMEDEIKTQQEADYILARINDNPIFKGKLASEDGKAVAIMIPIESKDMSRRIAGEIQVITEKYGGDEEIHIAGLPMAEDSFGAEMFSQMAFSAPAAMAIIFLLLLMFFRKIRIILAPMIVALMSVIWAMGLLIMTGNTVHIMSSMIPIFLIPIAVLNSIHIISEFHDHYKKYKHKATTIRHSIEELFLPMLFTSATTIAGFISLALTPIPPVQVFGIFVAFGIIVAWFLSITLNPAIAILIPDKALRDFGREDDSGGILSWIMRVFHNLSYNNSKSIVFTALALIVVSAVGLSLIVVNDNPVKWFKKSHPIRVADTVMNQHLAGTYMNYLVVEGTEDDAVKAPEVQQYMEALQRELEKDEIVGGVSGLPDIVKKVRYELFGADSSKAFLPDNQTEIAQMLFLFEMSGGDPEDLFKFVTPSYDKANLWVQLKAGDNVAVSRVVERADDFMATHKPPAGITVHWAGLPYINIIWQHEMVTGMRKSLLSSFIVVFIMMILLFRSFRWGFISMLPLTITIMAIYAFIGYIGKPYDMPVAILSSLTLGLSVDFAIHFIQRLRMIHKKTNNFKESFDEIFKGTGKAISRNVLVIAIGFIPMIFSTLVPYITVGSFFLAIMVVSGLVTLLLLPAITRIFGNVLLPVMTKTTKSGHAEPKITANK from the coding sequence ATGAAGAGAGGACTTACAGATTTTTCTATCAATCACCCCTGGTGGGTTATCGGTCTGGCTGTAGTTGTTACCGCCTTTTTTGCGGCCCAGTTTCCGAATATGACGATCGATACTGATCCTGAGAATATGCTCAGAGATGATGAGCCGGTTCGGATTTTTGAACACGAAACCAAAGATAACTTCGGTCTGTCAGACTTTATCGCGGTGGGCATTATTAATGAAGAAGGTGCCTTCACGCCGCAGACGCTCAACCGGGTTTACAACATTACGCTGGAAATCGAAGACATCGAGGGGGTCGTCGCCGATGATATTATGGCTCCCTCAACGGTCGATGATATCAAGCAGGGAGAAGATGGTTCATTAATAGTCGCTCCCCTGATGGAAGATGAGATCAAGACGCAACAGGAAGCTGACTACATTCTTGCCCGCATAAATGACAACCCGATTTTCAAGGGCAAGCTCGCCTCCGAGGACGGCAAAGCGGTGGCGATCATGATCCCCATCGAATCCAAAGATATGTCCCGTCGTATTGCGGGAGAGATTCAGGTTATCACGGAAAAATATGGCGGCGACGAAGAGATTCATATTGCCGGGCTGCCGATGGCGGAGGACTCGTTTGGGGCCGAGATGTTTTCGCAGATGGCTTTTTCGGCTCCGGCCGCAATGGCGATCATATTCCTGCTCTTGCTGATGTTCTTCCGTAAGATACGAATCATTCTGGCGCCGATGATCGTGGCTTTGATGTCGGTGATCTGGGCGATGGGTCTGCTTATTATGACCGGCAATACGGTTCATATCATGTCGTCCATGATACCGATATTCCTGATCCCGATTGCAGTGTTGAACTCGATACATATCATCTCGGAATTTCACGACCACTATAAAAAGTACAAACACAAGGCTACTACTATCCGGCACTCCATCGAGGAGTTGTTCCTGCCGATGTTATTTACTTCTGCGACGACCATTGCCGGATTCATCTCTCTGGCTTTGACGCCGATCCCTCCCGTGCAGGTGTTTGGGATATTCGTCGCCTTTGGTATTATCGTGGCCTGGTTCCTGTCGATAACGCTCAATCCGGCCATTGCCATTCTTATACCGGATAAGGCTCTCAGGGACTTTGGCCGGGAAGACGACAGCGGTGGTATTTTGTCATGGATTATGCGTGTTTTTCACAATTTGTCTTATAACAACAGTAAATCGATTGTCTTCACTGCCCTGGCTTTGATCGTCGTATCAGCCGTCGGACTGTCACTGATCGTGGTGAATGACAACCCGGTCAAGTGGTTCAAGAAATCACACCCTATCCGTGTGGCCGACACCGTGATGAACCAGCATCTGGCCGGGACCTATATGAACTACCTGGTGGTCGAAGGCACCGAGGACGATGCGGTCAAGGCACCCGAGGTTCAGCAGTACATGGAAGCACTCCAGCGCGAACTGGAGAAGGATGAAATCGTCGGAGGTGTTTCCGGTCTGCCTGATATTGTCAAGAAAGTTCGTTATGAGCTTTTTGGAGCCGACTCATCCAAGGCTTTTCTACCTGACAACCAGACTGAAATTGCTCAGATGCTGTTTCTCTTTGAGATGTCAGGTGGTGATCCGGAAGACCTCTTCAAATTTGTCACCCCATCATATGACAAGGCCAACCTCTGGGTACAGTTGAAGGCGGGCGACAACGTCGCCGTGTCGCGGGTAGTCGAGCGGGCCGATGACTTCATGGCCACCCACAAACCACCAGCCGGCATCACTGTCCACTGGGCCGGGTTGCCATATATCAACATCATCTGGCAACACGAGATGGTTACCGGTATGAGAAAGTCGCTTCTGAGTTCGTTTATCGTAGTGTTTATAATGATGATCCTCTTGTTCCGCTCATTTCGCTGGGGATTCATCTCAATGTTGCCATTGACCATCACCATCATGGCCATCTACGCCTTTATTGGCTACATCGGTAAGCCGTATGACATGCCGGTGGCGATACTAAGTTCGTTAACACTGGGACTGTCGGTGGATTTTGCCATCCACTTTATCCAGCGCCTACGCATGATTCACAAAAAGACCAACAACTTTAAAGAATCATTTGACGAGATATTCAAAGGGACCGGCAAGGCGATCAGCCGCAACGTGCTCGTAATTGCGATCGGCTTTATCCCGATGATATTCTCTACCCTGGTGCCCTATATAACAGTGGGATCATTCTTCCTGGCTATCATGGTTGTCTCGGGATTGGTAACGTTGTTGCTACTGCCGGCCATCACCCGAATTTTCGGCAACGTTCTGCTGCCGGTGATGACGAAGACTACCAAGTCCGGCCACGCTGAACCCAAGATCACAGCCAACAAGTAA
- a CDS encoding outer membrane lipoprotein-sorting protein: protein MKTLLANLTLILVAIVVASGSALAQEDAIEIMKQSHLTYYYAADDGAATVTMTITDKRGKERVKEFIMLRMDEEEGGKQKYYTYFKKPSDISRLTFMVHKIPDGNDLRWIYVPSVDLIKPLSADDKNSSFVGSHFSYEDVSGRHWSEDEHKLLGDSTIDDAPVWIIESVPKDSYKGFARKMSYVDQKNYLPLMERYFSKKDRPIRLFRAEKIEEVDGILTMTVRSIENLKKGGKTVIAFDNIEYNVGMDQSIFTERYLKNPPRKYIK, encoded by the coding sequence ATGAAGACATTATTAGCCAATCTGACCCTGATCCTGGTGGCCATCGTTGTTGCTAGCGGAAGTGCATTAGCCCAGGAAGATGCTATCGAAATAATGAAGCAATCGCATCTGACCTACTACTACGCTGCCGATGACGGCGCAGCTACGGTGACGATGACCATCACCGACAAGCGCGGTAAGGAGCGGGTCAAAGAATTCATTATGCTGCGTATGGACGAGGAAGAAGGCGGCAAGCAGAAGTACTATACCTATTTCAAGAAACCGTCGGATATTTCGCGCCTAACTTTCATGGTCCACAAGATTCCGGACGGCAATGACCTACGCTGGATCTATGTTCCCTCGGTCGATCTGATCAAACCACTTTCAGCCGACGATAAGAACTCAAGTTTTGTCGGGTCCCATTTCAGCTACGAGGATGTCTCCGGTCGGCATTGGAGCGAGGATGAGCACAAGCTTCTTGGAGATTCCACTATTGACGATGCACCGGTGTGGATTATCGAGTCGGTTCCAAAGGATAGCTACAAAGGCTTTGCGCGCAAGATGTCCTACGTTGACCAGAAAAACTACCTGCCGCTGATGGAACGATATTTTAGCAAGAAAGACAGACCAATTCGGCTCTTCCGAGCCGAGAAGATCGAAGAAGTTGATGGGATTCTCACTATGACGGTTCGTTCCATTGAGAATCTGAAGAAGGGCGGTAAAACAGTTATCGCATTTGACAACATCGAGTACAATGTTGGGATGGATCAGTCGATCTTCACGGAACGATACCTGAAAAACCCACCCCGCAAGTATATCAAGTAG